From Gimesia panareensis, the proteins below share one genomic window:
- a CDS encoding YbcC family protein: protein MSQVQSSVFAETTADVWQQMPAAALPEREQLQEALESVHQCIAPVWPLKDYVAVNPYHGITDRSFLNVRKYLQIFSDCETLMPLQHYAAEFKAGKFQLADIETALAELESENLPATSCPTAAQIVEALKQQDPEMVEQDADSQVARERQMQAFSEILDTHTGSRWTEVISDELSKFCVMHYDQGEAAWNSPWKHLSLYQAWHSAARHDRSMAILGISGFRELVAQLPPAPETALIYLLEKLQVPRQLWETYLLCQAYQVPGWSAWAKYQSEQWSSEDSADCDLTGLLAIRLAYEAAISEAKAFLVDWHSLVDSTPVRFKISTDAGEQVLQRYILLRTCEIAFRNRMLSQMQESAAENSRLVDRKMAQLAFCIDVRSERIRRQLEQTSPEIETLGFAGFFGIPMEYIRWGDVTGDNQLPVLLQPQFQLFEEMTTGDLADDQRLLNRQSIRRSVGRLWKRFQQSAVGSFPFVETMGLFYGLLLGKRTLRIGVQQSEEGETTQKNLAPRPSLRGLSEQGVTPDKLTEMAEAILRNMSLTTQFSRLVVFCGHESQTVNNPLKAGLDCGACGGHSGAPNARVAAEILNLPAVRQGLERKGIEIPNDTIFLAGVHNTTTDRIELFETDQVPESHQAELTSLQTLISQATQQTRVERLSTLKSPSTKDLLRRAYDWSEVRPEWGLAGNAALVVGPRNLTRQMDLDGRTFLHNYDQEQDPHGTVLENIMTAPMVVAHWINMQYYASTVDQRHFGSGNKTLHNVAGGFGILSGNGGDLKTGLPWQSLHTGEMFQHQPLRLQVVIAASRQAIENVISKHTLVSNLLNGGWVYLIACEEGSFYQYQTGNQWKQIDSAV from the coding sequence ATGTCACAAGTTCAATCCTCAGTCTTTGCAGAAACAACAGCAGACGTCTGGCAGCAGATGCCCGCTGCGGCACTGCCTGAGCGGGAGCAACTGCAGGAAGCCCTCGAGAGCGTACATCAGTGCATTGCCCCCGTCTGGCCTCTGAAAGACTATGTCGCTGTCAATCCTTACCACGGAATCACAGACCGATCTTTCCTGAACGTCCGGAAATACCTGCAGATTTTTTCCGACTGTGAAACCCTGATGCCATTGCAGCACTACGCTGCCGAATTCAAGGCCGGAAAGTTTCAGCTTGCGGATATCGAGACTGCACTCGCAGAGTTGGAGTCGGAAAATCTACCAGCCACGTCCTGCCCCACAGCAGCGCAGATTGTTGAGGCTCTGAAACAACAAGACCCAGAGATGGTCGAACAGGATGCTGACAGCCAGGTTGCCCGCGAGAGACAAATGCAGGCGTTCTCTGAAATTCTGGATACACACACCGGGAGTCGCTGGACTGAAGTCATCAGCGATGAACTCTCGAAATTCTGTGTCATGCACTACGATCAGGGAGAGGCTGCCTGGAACAGTCCCTGGAAGCATCTGTCGCTGTACCAGGCCTGGCATTCTGCAGCACGGCACGATCGCAGTATGGCCATTCTGGGAATCAGCGGTTTCCGGGAGTTGGTAGCGCAGCTGCCGCCCGCTCCGGAGACAGCTTTGATCTATCTGCTGGAGAAACTGCAGGTTCCCCGGCAACTCTGGGAAACCTATCTGCTCTGCCAGGCATATCAGGTACCCGGGTGGAGCGCCTGGGCCAAATATCAGTCAGAACAGTGGTCCTCAGAGGATTCAGCAGACTGCGATCTCACCGGGCTGCTGGCAATCCGGCTGGCTTACGAAGCAGCGATTTCTGAAGCGAAAGCATTTCTGGTCGACTGGCATAGCCTGGTTGACTCCACGCCCGTTCGATTCAAAATTTCCACCGATGCCGGAGAGCAGGTCCTCCAGCGGTACATCCTCCTGCGAACTTGTGAGATTGCCTTCCGCAACAGAATGCTCAGTCAGATGCAGGAGTCTGCTGCTGAAAACTCCCGGTTGGTCGATCGAAAAATGGCCCAGCTGGCGTTTTGCATCGATGTGCGTTCCGAGCGGATTCGACGGCAACTGGAGCAGACGTCTCCGGAGATCGAAACACTCGGGTTTGCCGGCTTTTTCGGGATTCCCATGGAATATATCCGCTGGGGAGATGTAACGGGGGACAATCAGCTCCCGGTGTTGCTCCAGCCCCAGTTCCAGCTGTTTGAAGAAATGACCACGGGAGATCTGGCTGATGACCAGAGATTACTGAACAGGCAGAGCATCCGCAGGTCGGTGGGCCGACTCTGGAAACGGTTCCAGCAGTCGGCGGTGGGCAGTTTTCCGTTCGTGGAAACCATGGGGCTGTTCTACGGATTACTGCTTGGGAAACGGACCTTAAGAATCGGTGTGCAGCAGTCTGAAGAGGGAGAAACCACGCAGAAAAATCTTGCTCCCAGACCCAGCCTGCGGGGCTTAAGCGAACAGGGGGTGACCCCCGATAAGCTCACGGAAATGGCTGAAGCAATCTTAAGGAATATGAGTCTCACTACACAGTTTTCCCGGTTGGTCGTCTTTTGTGGTCACGAAAGTCAGACAGTCAATAATCCTCTTAAGGCCGGACTGGACTGTGGAGCCTGTGGCGGTCATTCCGGTGCCCCCAATGCACGGGTAGCAGCAGAGATCTTGAATCTTCCAGCGGTCAGACAGGGCCTGGAGCGAAAAGGAATTGAAATTCCCAATGATACGATCTTTCTGGCAGGCGTGCATAATACCACAACCGATCGGATCGAACTGTTTGAAACAGACCAGGTCCCTGAATCACATCAGGCTGAGTTGACATCACTGCAGACTCTGATTTCTCAGGCAACACAACAGACCCGCGTGGAACGGTTGTCGACACTCAAGAGTCCCTCAACTAAGGATCTCTTGCGACGGGCGTATGACTGGTCGGAGGTCCGCCCGGAATGGGGGTTAGCGGGGAATGCAGCTCTGGTGGTCGGTCCGCGAAATCTAACCAGACAAATGGATCTGGACGGTCGTACGTTTCTGCACAACTACGATCAGGAGCAGGATCCTCACGGAACCGTGTTAGAGAACATCATGACGGCTCCCATGGTCGTAGCCCATTGGATCAATATGCAGTATTACGCATCCACGGTCGATCAGCGACACTTCGGCAGTGGTAATAAAACTCTGCACAACGTGGCAGGAGGGTTTGGAATTCTCTCCGGGAATGGAGGCGATCTGAAGACCGGGCTTCCCTGGCAGTCGCTGCATACCGGAGAGATGTTCCAGCACCAGCCGCTGCGTCTGCAGGTCGTGATTGCTGCCTCGAGACAGGCCATAGAGAACGTGATTTCAAAACATACCCTGGTTTCTAATCTGCTGAATGGAGGCTGGGTTTATCTCATCGCCTGCGAAGA
- a CDS encoding proton-conducting transporter transmembrane domain-containing protein yields MDLMLWPLLISTGLLICTGLLPSHWCRRFQSQLRDFVTGVAGIQALLAVLVTLNRMSITWFGSVTPAGPDVLEMAGFEILLLDGTACLMFALVSFIGWVICRYSIRFLDGEPGLGNYYRWTGLVIGAVSLMALAGNLFLFIAAWALSSLGLHHLLLFYRDRPAARRAAWSKFTVSRIGDVCLLIAAGLIYQQYQTLNFTALFRLLEGVETAQATGLIWAVWLLVLGAVVKTAQFPFHTWLPQTLETPTPVSALMHAGIVNAGGYLLIRTSPVVQLVPSAMISLVLIGMLTVCVAAITMLTQNSIKKRLAYSTIAQMGFMILQCGLGAFSAAMLHLLAHSFYKAHAFLSSGSVLEQKLALGRGAEPAQVVSVSPVRLLLTGAGVVLGYLGLTTLFGISPVTKPGGILLGLIVCLALTGWLKLAWQSGERLLLIRTACLCGLLCLLYCIAFISVDRLMGPAQTVYLAGAHLYLVGGSAVLIVIGFSCLALLNDRLTQSRRPAWMNSLYVHALNGFYIEPWLRQRLGHLVKQ; encoded by the coding sequence ATGGATCTGATGCTGTGGCCACTGTTGATTTCTACGGGATTGCTGATTTGTACGGGATTGCTACCTTCCCACTGGTGCCGTCGGTTCCAGTCTCAACTGCGGGACTTTGTTACCGGGGTAGCCGGGATTCAGGCCTTGCTGGCAGTCCTGGTCACTTTGAACAGGATGTCTATCACCTGGTTCGGCTCCGTTACTCCCGCAGGACCGGATGTTCTGGAAATGGCAGGATTCGAGATCCTGCTGCTGGATGGGACCGCCTGCCTGATGTTTGCTCTGGTCTCCTTTATCGGGTGGGTCATCTGTCGCTACTCCATCCGCTTTCTGGATGGCGAGCCTGGGCTGGGGAACTACTATCGCTGGACCGGGCTGGTGATTGGCGCGGTTTCCCTGATGGCACTCGCTGGAAATCTCTTCCTGTTTATCGCGGCCTGGGCACTCTCCAGCCTGGGGCTACACCACCTGCTGCTGTTCTACCGGGATCGACCGGCTGCCCGGCGGGCCGCCTGGAGTAAATTTACGGTCAGCCGAATCGGTGACGTCTGCCTGCTGATTGCCGCCGGGTTGATCTATCAACAGTACCAGACACTGAACTTCACCGCGCTGTTTCGGCTGCTGGAGGGAGTCGAAACAGCCCAGGCTACTGGTTTGATCTGGGCGGTCTGGCTACTGGTTCTCGGGGCAGTAGTGAAAACGGCGCAGTTTCCCTTCCACACCTGGCTGCCTCAGACACTGGAGACCCCGACTCCGGTGTCTGCCCTGATGCATGCCGGCATCGTCAATGCCGGCGGATATCTCCTGATACGGACCAGTCCTGTGGTGCAGCTGGTTCCCTCGGCAATGATCTCGCTGGTACTGATCGGCATGCTGACAGTCTGTGTTGCTGCCATCACAATGCTGACACAGAACAGCATTAAAAAGAGGCTCGCCTATTCCACGATCGCCCAGATGGGGTTCATGATTTTGCAGTGCGGGCTGGGCGCCTTTTCGGCAGCGATGCTGCATCTGCTGGCACATTCTTTCTATAAAGCACATGCTTTCCTCAGCAGTGGCAGTGTCCTCGAACAGAAACTCGCTCTGGGAAGAGGGGCTGAACCGGCTCAAGTAGTATCCGTCTCCCCGGTCAGGCTGCTGTTGACGGGAGCGGGCGTGGTCCTCGGTTACCTGGGGCTGACGACCCTGTTTGGGATCAGTCCTGTCACCAAGCCGGGGGGAATTCTGCTCGGGCTGATCGTGTGTCTGGCACTGACGGGCTGGTTGAAGCTCGCCTGGCAATCCGGAGAGCGCCTGCTGCTGATTCGTACTGCCTGTCTCTGCGGGCTGCTCTGCCTGCTGTATTGCATTGCTTTCATCTCGGTCGATCGCCTGATGGGGCCAGCACAAACGGTCTACCTTGCGGGGGCTCACCTGTATCTGGTAGGCGGGTCTGCAGTTCTGATCGTCATCGGGTTTTCCTGTCTGGCGCTGCTCAATGACAGGTTGACGCAGTCCCGGAGGCCAGCGTGGATGAATTCACTCTACGTGCATGCCCTCAATGGGTTTTACATCGAGCCCTGGTTGAGGCAGCGACTGGGGCACCTCGTGAAACAGTGA
- a CDS encoding helix-turn-helix transcriptional regulator: MGKSSNKGQSRKAAQGDRKGKVAPVSKADSAPDSKSTTETGHRWTFLTNHAHVLIVLHRNPTIVLREVALEVGITERAVQRIIQDLEEQGFLQREKIGRQNHYAVLTDQALRHPIEKHKSIGDLLNLVSR, from the coding sequence ATGGGTAAATCATCGAACAAAGGTCAGTCACGCAAAGCCGCGCAGGGAGACCGGAAAGGGAAAGTGGCCCCGGTTTCCAAGGCTGACTCTGCCCCCGACAGCAAATCCACGACAGAAACGGGACACCGCTGGACATTCCTGACGAATCATGCCCATGTTTTGATCGTCCTGCATCGGAATCCCACCATTGTTTTGAGAGAAGTGGCTCTGGAGGTGGGAATCACCGAGCGGGCGGTGCAGCGAATTATTCAGGACCTGGAAGAGCAAGGGTTTCTGCAGCGCGAAAAAATCGGACGTCAGAACCATTATGCGGTGCTAACGGACCAGGCCTTGAGGCACCCTATCGAAAAACACAAATCGATCGGTGACCTGCTGAATCTGGTTTCCCGGTAA
- a CDS encoding DUF1501 domain-containing protein gives MTFEIDPTAPEQIVRRDFLKRLSAAGAASLMSGAPRLLSANENGPVKHPEATADSCILLWMGGGMAAPDTFDPKRYLPFKKGLKVADMLSTFPAIPTAVDGLQICDGLEGIASVMDRATLIRSAVQPDLGSILHSRHQYHWHTGYVPPQTVAAPHLGAWMARVIGPRNPVMPAFINIGQRLEGVGESEELKAFTTAGFFGSEYGPLNLPYPEEAAKSVRPPQGMTGQRFVNRNKLYRQLIDQSPERELMSDYHQESMLRSMDNAYRLLSSKERDAFDITLEKEEVRQKYGDSRFGRGCLLARRLVESGARFVEVTTEYVPFLHWDTHADGHTTMDRMHKEIDPPITQLILDLEARGMLERTLVIIASEFSRDALIEGQPGSNARDQAREKVDEIAEMKHFGLHRHFTGGTSVVMFGGGMKRGFVYGKTADERPLMAIENPVSIENLHATIMTAMGVSPKTGFDIEGRPFYVTKDAKGQAVKELFA, from the coding sequence ATGACATTTGAAATTGATCCCACCGCTCCCGAACAGATCGTCCGACGCGATTTTCTCAAGCGATTGAGCGCCGCTGGTGCTGCGTCACTGATGTCGGGGGCCCCGCGTCTGCTCTCTGCCAACGAAAACGGACCGGTCAAGCATCCCGAAGCCACCGCTGACAGTTGTATTCTGCTCTGGATGGGGGGCGGGATGGCGGCACCGGATACGTTCGATCCCAAACGCTATCTGCCGTTCAAGAAGGGGCTCAAAGTTGCTGACATGCTGAGTACCTTCCCGGCGATTCCGACTGCTGTCGACGGACTGCAGATCTGTGATGGACTGGAAGGTATCGCTTCGGTGATGGACCGGGCGACTTTGATTCGTTCCGCCGTCCAACCCGATCTGGGCAGCATCCTGCATTCACGCCATCAGTATCACTGGCACACCGGATACGTTCCGCCCCAGACCGTGGCGGCTCCACATCTGGGGGCCTGGATGGCCCGCGTGATCGGTCCCCGCAATCCCGTGATGCCGGCCTTCATCAACATTGGACAGCGGCTCGAAGGCGTCGGCGAGAGCGAAGAGCTCAAAGCCTTCACGACGGCTGGCTTTTTCGGCAGCGAATACGGTCCGCTTAACCTGCCTTATCCTGAGGAAGCCGCCAAATCGGTGCGGCCGCCGCAGGGGATGACGGGGCAACGCTTCGTGAACCGTAACAAGCTCTATCGACAGCTGATCGACCAGAGTCCGGAACGTGAACTGATGAGCGATTATCATCAGGAATCGATGCTGCGCTCGATGGACAACGCGTATCGGCTCCTCAGTTCCAAAGAGCGTGATGCGTTTGACATCACGCTGGAAAAGGAAGAAGTCCGTCAGAAATACGGCGACAGTCGTTTCGGACGCGGTTGTCTGCTGGCCCGCCGCCTGGTGGAATCGGGCGCCCGGTTTGTCGAAGTCACTACCGAGTATGTTCCCTTTCTGCACTGGGACACACATGCCGACGGGCATACCACGATGGATCGTATGCACAAGGAGATCGACCCGCCGATCACGCAGTTGATTCTTGATCTCGAAGCGCGGGGAATGCTCGAGCGGACGCTGGTCATCATTGCCTCGGAATTCAGCCGGGATGCGTTGATCGAAGGGCAGCCCGGCTCCAATGCCCGGGATCAGGCCCGCGAAAAAGTCGACGAAATTGCTGAAATGAAGCACTTCGGCCTGCATCGTCATTTCACGGGGGGCACCAGTGTCGTCATGTTCGGCGGCGGAATGAAACGCGGCTTCGTCTACGGGAAAACGGCCGATGAGCGTCCTCTGATGGCGATTGAAAATCCCGTCTCCATCGAAAACCTGCATGCCACCATCATGACTGCGATGGGGGTCAGCCCCAAAACCGGTTTCGACATCGAAGGTCGCCCCTTCTACGTCACCAAGGACGCCAAAGGTCAGGCGGTCAAAGAACTTTTCGCCTGA